The Salvelinus namaycush isolate Seneca chromosome 16, SaNama_1.0, whole genome shotgun sequence genome has a segment encoding these proteins:
- the LOC120061111 gene encoding uncharacterized protein LOC120061111, which translates to MLEYQLLFQNLLDMIMGSTIVKCAATDLGIQWAGWAIAAALKTEKFYDLAGSGTFILLAHLSRYWGGTRHLRQNVQTGLVTAWGVRLGTFLFMRILKDGQDRRFNNVRDSPGTFFVYWSVQAVWVFMTLLPTLILNSEQRDEPLGLRDYLGWGIWGLGFATEAIADQQKWLFKGDPDNAGKFIQSGLWGYSRHPNYLGEILQWSGLFLSASSVMKGPQYASVLSPLFVWFLLRHVSGIPILEKQATKKWGSDPAFQNYVKNTPLLWPIPKF; encoded by the exons ATGTTGGAATACCAGTTGTTGTTTCAGAATTTACTGGACATGATAATGGGCAGTACGATAGTGAAATGTGCAGCTACAGACCTGGGAATCCAGTGGGCTGGATGGGCCATAGCAGCAGCTCTCAAAACCGAGAAGTTCTATGACTTAGCAG GGTCTGGCACATTTATATTACTCGCCCACCTGAGTCGCTATTGGGGAGGGACTCGTCATTTGAGGCAAAATGTGCAGACCGGATTGGTGACAGCATGGGGAGTAAG GCTTGGAACATTCCTCTTCATGCGGATCTTGAAGGACGGCCAGGATCGCAGGTTTAACAATGTCAGAGACAGCCCAGGGACATTCTTTGTGTACTGGAGTGTTCAAG CTGTTTGGGTGTTCATGACCCTCCTACCTACTCTCATCCTGAACAGTGAACAGCGAGATGAGCCATTGGGCCTGAGGGACTACCTGGGCTGGGGGATATGGGGCCTTGGCTTTGCCACGGAGGCCATTGCTGACCAGCAGAAGTGGTTATTCAAAGGAGACCCAGATAATGCT GGAAAGTTCATCCAGAGTGGGCTGTGGGGCTACAGCAGACACCCTAACTACCTCGGGGAGATACTGCAGTGGTCTGGACTCTTCCTCTCCGCCTCGTCAGTGATGAAGGGTCCCCAGTATGCTAGTGTGCTATCTCCTCTGTTTGTCTGGTTCCTGCTGCGTCACGTCAGTGGCATTCCCATCCTGGAGAAGCAGGCCACGAAGAAGTGGGGCTCAGACCCTGCATTCCAGAACTACGTCAAGAACACTCCTCTCCTTTGGCCAATTCCCAAGTTCTGA
- the racgap1 gene encoding rac GTPase-activating protein 1, protein MDTAVMNLHSLFGNLRSHVDILNESIEPQFIQMALNFEDCRRRWLRLERDLGSCKEVLSKAETERGALEVKLKHARNQVDVEIRRRQKAEADCDKLDRQIQLIRELLITEGSSNSIQLNEEQRSALAFLNARSQAAPANLNTSRRLKTIDESASISSDISYDKTDDSLDWDSSIVRTVRLKKREKRRSASRNFVDGPPCASKRSRSTGRTSEKGNESLVAKTTVTVPANGGPIEAVSTIESVPYWTRSRRKTATQEWDSESVKSEDVMFKQPSRPQEPSTPQGNGGVRLHEFVSKTVIKPESCVPCGKRIKFGKISLKCRDCRVVTHPECRERCPLPCIPSLSGTPVKIGQGTLTDYVSHVQSPMIPSLVVHCVNEIEQRGLHETGLYRLSGSDRTVKELKEKFLRGKTVPLLSKVDDINCVTGLLKDFLRNLKEPLLTFRLNRTFMEVAELADEDNSIALMYQTISDLPQANRDTLAFLAIHLQRVAQSLDTKMDITNLARVFGPTIVGHAVPDPEPMTILQDTKRQPKVIERLLGLPVEYWSQFMMVDHDQPHPDHMIIENNNCYTPDHKVSMLGPLTTPEHHQMNKTPSSSSLGQRMKSTLSKTTPKFGSKSKSVVGVGFASRQGNFFASPLLK, encoded by the exons ATGGACACTGCTGTGATGAACCTACACAGCTTGTTTGGCAATCTGCGGTCTCATGTAGACATACTCAATGAGAGCATTGAGCCCC AGTTCATCCAGATGGCCCTCAATTTTGAGGACTGCCGTCGTAGATGGCTCAGGCTTGAGCGGGACCTGGGGTCCTGCAAGGAAGTGCTTTCTAAGGCAGAAACGGAGAGGGGAGCCCTGGAAGTCAAACTCAAGCATGCTCGAAATCAAGTCGACGTAGAGATTCGCCGCCGCCAGAAGGCAGAAGCTGACTGTGATAAGTTG GACCGCCAGATCCAGCTGATTCGGGAGCTTCTGATCACTGAGGGCTCCAGCAATAGCATCCAGCTGAATGAAGAGCAGCGTTCTGCTCTGGCCTTCCTTAACGCGCGTTCTCAGGCGGCACCAGCCAACCTTAACACCAGCCGAAG ATTGAAGACCATAGATGAGTCTGCCTCTATTTCATCAGACATCAGCTATGATAAAACAGATGACTCTCTG GACTGGGACTCATCCATCGTGAGAACTGTGCGACTGAAGAAACGTGAAAAGAGG CGTTCTGCCTCAAGAAATTTCGTTGATGGTCCCCCATGTGCTTCCAAAAGGTCTCGATCAACAGGCAGAACTTCTGAGAAG GGAAATGAGTCTCTTGTGGCCAAGACTACAGTGACCGTGCCTGCTAACGGAGGTCCCATCGAAGCTGTTTCTACTATTGAGTCTGTTCCCTACTGGACTCGGAGCAGGAGAAAGACTG CTACACAGGAGTGGGACTCAGAGTCAGTAAAGTCTGAGGATGTCATGTTCAAACAGCCCAGCAGGCCTCAGGAACCCAGCACGCCCCAGGGCAACGGAGGTGTCCGTCTGCACGAGTTTGTCTCCAAAACG GTAATCAAGCCAGAGTCATGTGTACCTTGTGGCAAGAGGATCAAGTTCGGAAAGATCTCCTTGAAGTGTCGTGACTGCAGAGTGGTCACCCACCCAGAGTGTCGTGAACGCTGTCCCCTGCCATGCATCCCCAGCCTGAGTGGCACTCCTGTCAAAATCGGACAG GGTACGCTTACAGACTACGTCTCCCATGTCCAATCTCCCATGATTCCCTCTTTGGTGGTGCACTGCGTCAATGAGATTGAGCAGAGGGGCCTACATGAG ACCGGCCTCTATCGGCTGTCCGGTTCAGACCGGACGGTCAAGGAACTGAAGGAGAAGTTCCTGCGTGGGAAGACTGTCCCACTGCTCAGCAAGGTGGATGATATCAACTGCGTCACTGGGCTCCTCAAAGACTTCCTCAGGAACCTCAAAGAGCCCCTCCTCACCTTCCGCCTCAACCGCACCTTCATGGAGGTTGCAG AGCTTGCGGATGAGGATAACAGCATTGCCCTGATGTACCAGACAATCAGTGACCTGCCACAGGCTAACAGGGACACCCTGGCCTTCTTGGCCATTCATCTTCAGAG GGTTGCACAAAGTCTGGACACTAAGATGGACATCACCAACCTGGCTCGGGTGTTTGGGCCAACTATCGTTGGCCATGCAGTGCCTGACCCAGAGCCCATGACAATCCTGCAGGACACCAAACGCCAGCCCAAG GTTATTGAGCGCCTGCTGGGCCTGCCGGTGGAGTACTGGAGCCAGTTCATGATGGTGGACCATGACCAGCCGCACCCTGATCATATGATTATCGAGAACAATAACTGTTATACCCCTGACCACAAAG TGAGCATGCTGGGTCCTCTCACCACTCCAGAGCACCACCAGATGAACAAAACCCCGTCCTCCAGCTCTCTGGGTCAACGCATGAAGTCCACCCTGAGCAAGACTACACCCAA ATTTGGGAGTAAGAGCAAGTCTGTCGTGGGAGTGGGATTCGCCAGTCGCCAAGGAAACTTTTTTGCATCGCCGCTCCTCAAGTAA